The following proteins are co-located in the Enoplosus armatus isolate fEnoArm2 chromosome 10, fEnoArm2.hap1, whole genome shotgun sequence genome:
- the LOC139291649 gene encoding platelet-derived growth factor receptor-like protein, with product MPLGNLLASKGRLVLSALLICGLIFELAHCQKDAQEQRTTPGRKPKPSRLPKLGTSTNKGPRAVTAKPKIKATPASPAQTFLTQVLNRGKFKKVGETVSVPTGDTLELRCRGKPVQWSVPSYLEEDDDGRLRIVQHERYGVLTLVNTTGADTGEYTCYPMYCEDTDCRKEYDKAVKVFVFFPDPQELFVPSSDYYEVIQLRTNWPTLLPCQVTSPEAKVTLHREFPPVEVAVDGTEISFNVKKGFTINRPRPYHAGALYCVASLGNLRQSSTKYMLIYVNYPMAPPAPVIQASSSSVALGENLRVSCSVVGEQDVAVEFTWEYPGQQIGRPLYTQESISPVGGGAARQQSQSVLLVDEMRNVDQGTYTCTAQNLQGATSVSTTVKVVPKAKPNKP from the exons CTCATTGTCAAAAAGATGCCCAAGAACAGAGGACCACTCCAGGGAGGAAGCCCAAGCCAAGCAGACTTCCCAAACTTGGGACATCAACAAATAAAGGGCCCAGAGCGGTAACAGCCAAACCCAAGATCAAAGCTACACCTGCATCCCCAGCACAGACCTTCCTCACGCAG GTGCTGAACAGGGGGAAGTTTAAGAAGGTGGGAGAAACTGTAAGTGTGCCGACAGGAGACACCCTGGAGCTGAGGTGCAGGGGCAAACCTGTGCAGTGGAGCGTCCCCTCGTACCTGGAGGAGGACGATGATGGAAGGCTCAG GATTGTCCAACATGAGCGCTACGGCGTTCTGACGTTAGTCAACACGACTGGTGCAGACACAGGGGAGTACACCTGTTATCCTATGTACTGTGAAGACACAGACTGCAGGAAGGAGTATGACAAAGCTGTCAAGGTCTTCGTCTTCTTTCCCG ACCCACAAGAACTATTTGTTCCGTCATCCGACTACTACGAGGTGATTCAGCTGAGAACCAACTGGCCGACGCTCCTCCCCTGCCAGGTGACGTCACCTGAGGCCAAAGTAACTCTGCACCGCGAGTTTCCACCAGTGGAGGTGGCGGTGGATGGGACGGAGATCTCGTTTAATGTCAAGAAGGGCTTCACCATTAATCGACCCCGGCCTTATCACGCTGGAGCCTTGTACTGTGTAGCCAGTCTGGGCAACCTGAGGCAGAGCTCCACCAAGTACATGCTCATCTATGTTAACT ACCCCATGGCTCCTCCTGCTCCAGTGATCCAGGCCTCGTCAAGCTCGGTGGCTCTGGGGGAGAATCTGCGTGTCAGCTGCTCTGTGGTGGGAGAACAGGACGTGGCTGTAGAGTTCACCTGGGAATACCCAGGACAGCAG ATCGGGAGGCCTCTGTACACTCAAGAGAGCATCAGTCCAGTCGGTGGAGGAGCGGCTCGACAGCAGTCTCAGTCTGTCCTCCTGGTGGACGAGATGAGGAATGTGGACCAGGGAACATACACCTGCACCGCCCAGAACCTGCAAGGAGCCACATCAGTGTCCACCACCGTTAAAGTGGTCCCCAAAGCCAAACCTAATAAACCATAA